A stretch of the Salvelinus fontinalis isolate EN_2023a chromosome 22, ASM2944872v1, whole genome shotgun sequence genome encodes the following:
- the LOC129819501 gene encoding secretory carrier-associated membrane protein 3-like isoform X4, protein MSKYTNFPEPGDDHNPFQDPAVTQHSSNTEYATLDLYNPFDNKNGPPPPAYAATAPSAPQPVVPATTPPSRTTPTEPRNYGTSFTPQQTAVNATTAELLRKQEELEKKARELERRERELDSHALGPGATRQNNWPPLPSFCPVGPCFYQDINMEISQSFQRTVSIMYYYWMFTACTLVFNLMSCLSLFCVDTSGGVGLGLAILWVLLFTPCSFVCWYRPVYKAFRSDSSFNFFAFFFIFFVQVIFYVIMTIGIPGWGFSGWIVSLAALKTSVPVGVIMMLNSILFTAQAAMGVVLLKRVNLK, encoded by the exons ATGTCAAAATACACAAATTTTCCGGAACCAGGCGACGACCACAACCCTTTCCAG GACCCTGCAGTGACTCAACACAGCAGCAACACTGAGTATGCCACACTGGATCTTTACAACCCATTTGACAATAAAAATGGG CCCCCACCACCAGCCTATGCAGCAACTGCACCATCCGCCCCCCAACCTGTTGTTCCTGCAACAACCCCACCCAGTAGGACTACACCCACAGAGCCCCGCAACTATGGCACCTCCTTCACCCCCCAG CAGACCGCGGTCAATGCCACCACAGCAGAGCTCCTGAGGAAGCAGGAAGAACTTGAGAAGAAAGCCCGCgagctggagaggagggagagggagctggaCTCGCACGCCCTCGGCCCTGGAGCCa CTCGTCAGAATAACTGGCCTCCCCTGCCCTCTTTCTGCCCTGTGGGACCCTGCTTCTACCAAGACATCAACATGGAGATCAGCCAGAGCTTCCAACGCACTGTCTCCATCATGTATTACTACTGGATGT tCACAGCCTGCACACTGGTGTTTAACTTAATGTCCTGCCTGAGTCTGTTCTGTGTGGACACTTCTGGTGGTGTTGGGCTGGGCCTGGCCATCCTCTGGGTCCTCCTATTCACCCCCTGCTCATTTGTCTGTTGGTACAGGCCTGTGTACAAAGCCTTCAG GAGTGACAGCTCCTTCAACTTCTTCGCCTTCTTCTTCATTTTTTTCGTCCAAGTGATCTTCTACGTCATCATGACCATTGGCATTCCTGGTTGGGGTTTCAG TGGCTGGATTGTGAGTCTGGCTGCTCTGAAGACTAGCGTGCCTGTTGGTGTGATCATGATGCTCAATTCCATCCTATTCACTGCCCAGGCTGCCATGGGGGTCGTCTTGCTCAAGCGGGTAAACCTGAAATGA